A single region of the Vicia villosa cultivar HV-30 ecotype Madison, WI linkage group LG4, Vvil1.0, whole genome shotgun sequence genome encodes:
- the LOC131594415 gene encoding probable serine/threonine-protein kinase SIS8 isoform X1, with protein MKNILKKFQIMSKKSENEQGFSSLEGNKSNHGSISSSRKLSRKSHSSASLSQGKVERMEPSEAVRNVDLSVVSDSGRRDSGCREKASTDPEVEEEYQLKLALEMSAKEDPEAVQIEAVKQISLGSCDPDNTPAEIVAYRYWNYNALGYDDKVMDGFYDLYGILTESNAARMPSLIDLQGRPISGNVTWEAVLVNRAADSNLLKLEQKALELTVESRCGSEVVIDTNLAHKLAVFVADYMGGPVGNPESMSKAWRSLSYSLKTTLGSMVLPLGSLTIGLARHRALLFKVLADRLSISSRLVKGQQYTGSDDVAINFVKIDGREYIVDLMADPGTLIPSDATGSHIEYDASFFEASPSSRDLDSSRVASSSSGVGSSSEETSDVGMSGRGNRSKHHHVKKVNSYVHSRSSSWSEGIGSSAVNRMKARNVSQFMIDTTKENPHLAKKLHDVLLESGIVPPPNLFSDIYHEESVFSTKVKEHKQESEHREMEFDDSLGPARFKLVEGLGTNLPLHTKEDVGKFIPSQVKYGKKMPAAAAAAAAAAVVASSMVVAVARSNTDSNIELSVSAAATAAAVVAATAAVNKYEPSNRSDADTESSGTNLGRSGSSVVSNDSTKSDCSLDEVAEYEIPWEEITLGERIGLGSYGEVYRGEWRGTEVAVKRFLNQDISGEALEEFISEVRIMKRLRHPNVVLFMGAVIRPPNLSIVTEFLPRGSLYRLIHRPNNQLDERKRLRMALDTARGMNYLHNCSPVIVHRDLKSPNLLVDKNWVVKVCDFGLSRMKHSTFLSSRSTAGTAEWMAPEMLRNEPSNEKCDVYSFGVILWELSTLQQPWRGMNSMQVVGAVGFQYRRLDIPDDMDPAIADIIRKCWQTDPKERPTFAEILAALKPLQKPNVGSQVPRPTVSGRHRKDQSSAAER; from the exons ATGAAGAATATTCTTAAGAAGTTTCAGATAATGTCTAAGAAATCAGAAAATGAACAAGGGTTTTCTTCATTAGAGGGAAACAAGTCCAATCATGGTTCAATTTCATCTTCTAGGAAGCTTAGTAGGAAGAGTCATAGTTCTGCATCTTTGAGCCAAGGAAAGGTTGAGAGGATGGAACCATCTGAGGCAGTGAGAAATGTTGATTTGAGTGTTGTTTCGGATTCGGGTAGGCGCGATTCTGGTTGTCGAGAAAAGGCTTCCACGGATCCGGAAGTAGAGGAAGAGTATCAATTGAAGCTGGCTTTAGAGATGAGTGCTAAGGAGGATCCTGAGGCTGTGCAGATTGAAGCTGTTAAGCAGATTAGTTTGGGGTCTTGTGATCCGGATAATACACCGGCGGAAATTGTGGCATACAGATATTGG AATTACAATGCTCTTGGTTATGACGACAAAGTCATGGATGGATTCTACGATCTGTATGGGATATTAACCGAGTCAAACGCAGCAAGAATGCCTTCCCTTATAGATCTTCAAGGAAGACCGATCTCAGGTAATGTCACATGGGAAGCTGTCTTAGTCAATAGGGCTGCTGATTCTAATTTGTTGAAACTTGAGCAGAAAGCACTCGAGCTGACCGTCGAATCGAGATGTGGTTCTGAAGTAGTTATAGATACGAATTTGGCTCACAAGCTTGCAGTATTTGTGGCTGATTATATGGGTGGACCAGTCGGAAATCCTGAAAGCATGTCAAAAGCATGGAGAAGTCTTAGTTATAGTCTGAAAACAACTCTTGGTAGCATGGTTTTGCCACTTGGTTCTTTGACTATTGGTTTAGCTCGGCATCGCGCGTTGTTATTTAAG GTTCTAGCTGATAGATTGAGTATCTCGTCGCGGTTGGTGAAAGGACAGCAATATACAGGTTCTGATGATGTGGCAATAAACTTCGTCAAGATTGATGGAAG GGAGTATATTGTTGATCTAATGGCAGACCCTGGAACTCTTATTCCATCTGACGCTACTGGATCGCATATTGAGTATGATGCATCCTTTTTTGAGGCAAGCCCTTCATCAAGAGACCTCGATTCGTCTCGTGTAGCATCATCTAGCAGTGGAGTTGGAAGTTCATCTGAAGAAACTTCGGATGTTGGAATGTCGGGCAGAGGAAACAGATCAAAACATCACCATGTTAAGAAGGTTAATTCATATGTGCATTCAAGATCATCTTCTTGGAGTGAAGGGATCGGTTCCTCTGCCGTAAACCGAATGAAAGCCAGAAACGTTTCGCAATTTATGATCGATACTACCAAGGAAAATCCTCACTTGGCTAAAAAACTTCACGATGTTTTACTCGAAAGTGGTATTGTTCCTCCTCCAAATTTATTTTCTGACATTTATCACGAAGAATCTGTTTTCTCAACGAAAGTAAAAGAACATAAACAAGAAAGTGAACATCGAGAAATGGAATTCGATGATAGTCTCGGTCCTGCTAGATTTAAGCTTGTAGAAGGTTTAGGAACCAATCTTCCTCTTCATACAAAAGAAGATGTTGGAAAATTTATACCAAGTCAGGTAAAATACGGGAAAAAGATGCCAGCTGCTGCAGCGGCAGCCGCAGCAGCCGCAGTTGTTGCATCTTCTATGGTAGTTGCTGTGGCAAGGTCAAACACCGACTCCAACATCGAGCTTTCAGTCTCAGCAGCTGCTACTGCTGCAGCTGTAGTAGCAGCTACTGCTGCAGTTAACAAGTATGAGCCGAGCAATCGAAGTGACGCGGATACCGAAAGTTCTGGAACGAATTTGGGAAGATCTGGAAGCTCAGTTGTTAGTAATGACAGTACGAAATCTGATTGTTCTTTAGACGAAGTTGCTGAGTATGAAATTCCGTGGGAGGAAATCACACTCGGTGAACGTATTGGACTTG GATCTTATGGAGAGGTGTATCGCGGAGAATGGCGAGGAACT GAAGTTGCTGTAAAGAGGTTTCTAAATCAAGATATATCTGGTGAAGCACTTGAAGAATTCATTAGTGAG GTCAGAATAATGAAAAGATTGAGGCATCCAAATGTGGTTCTCTTCATGGGAGCTGTAATCCGACCTCCCAATCTTTCGATTGTTACTGAATTTCTACCTAG AGGAAGCTTGTATAGATTAATTCATCGGCCAAACAATCAATTAGATGAACGAAAGCGTTTGAGAATGGCCCTTGATACC GCTCGAGGAATGAACTATTTGCACAACTGCAGTCCAGTGATAGTACATCGCGATTTGAAGTCTCCGAATCTTCTTGTTGATAAAAATTGGGTTGTAAAG GTGTGTGATTTTGGCTTATCACGTATGAAGCATAGTACATTCCTTTCTTCCAGATCAACTGCAGGCACG GCCGAGTGGATGGCTCCCGAAATGTTGAGAAATGAACCGTCAAATGAAAA GTGTGATGTCTATAGCTTTGGGGTCATATTATGGGAGCTATCTACTTTGCAGCAACCTTGGAGAGGTATGAATTCCATGCAAGTTGTTGGTGCCGTGGGTTTCCAATACCGCCGTCTTGACATTCCAGACGACATGGATCCTGCCATTGCCGATATTATCAGAAAATGCTGGCAGAC AGATCCTAAAGAAAGACCTACATTTGCTGAGATATTGGCAGCTC
- the LOC131594415 gene encoding probable serine/threonine-protein kinase SIS8 isoform X3 — translation MGGPVGNPESMSKAWRSLSYSLKTTLGSMVLPLGSLTIGLARHRALLFKVLADRLSISSRLVKGQQYTGSDDVAINFVKIDGREYIVDLMADPGTLIPSDATGSHIEYDASFFEASPSSRDLDSSRVASSSSGVGSSSEETSDVGMSGRGNRSKHHHVKKVNSYVHSRSSSWSEGIGSSAVNRMKARNVSQFMIDTTKENPHLAKKLHDVLLESGIVPPPNLFSDIYHEESVFSTKVKEHKQESEHREMEFDDSLGPARFKLVEGLGTNLPLHTKEDVGKFIPSQVKYGKKMPAAAAAAAAAAVVASSMVVAVARSNTDSNIELSVSAAATAAAVVAATAAVNKYEPSNRSDADTESSGTNLGRSGSSVVSNDSTKSDCSLDEVAEYEIPWEEITLGERIGLGSYGEVYRGEWRGTEVAVKRFLNQDISGEALEEFISEVRIMKRLRHPNVVLFMGAVIRPPNLSIVTEFLPRGSLYRLIHRPNNQLDERKRLRMALDTARGMNYLHNCSPVIVHRDLKSPNLLVDKNWVVKVCDFGLSRMKHSTFLSSRSTAGTAEWMAPEMLRNEPSNEKCDVYSFGVILWELSTLQQPWRGMNSMQVVGAVGFQYRRLDIPDDMDPAIADIIRKCWQTDPKERPTFAEILAALKPLQKPNVGSQVPRPTVSGRHRKDQSSAAER, via the exons ATGGGTGGACCAGTCGGAAATCCTGAAAGCATGTCAAAAGCATGGAGAAGTCTTAGTTATAGTCTGAAAACAACTCTTGGTAGCATGGTTTTGCCACTTGGTTCTTTGACTATTGGTTTAGCTCGGCATCGCGCGTTGTTATTTAAG GTTCTAGCTGATAGATTGAGTATCTCGTCGCGGTTGGTGAAAGGACAGCAATATACAGGTTCTGATGATGTGGCAATAAACTTCGTCAAGATTGATGGAAG GGAGTATATTGTTGATCTAATGGCAGACCCTGGAACTCTTATTCCATCTGACGCTACTGGATCGCATATTGAGTATGATGCATCCTTTTTTGAGGCAAGCCCTTCATCAAGAGACCTCGATTCGTCTCGTGTAGCATCATCTAGCAGTGGAGTTGGAAGTTCATCTGAAGAAACTTCGGATGTTGGAATGTCGGGCAGAGGAAACAGATCAAAACATCACCATGTTAAGAAGGTTAATTCATATGTGCATTCAAGATCATCTTCTTGGAGTGAAGGGATCGGTTCCTCTGCCGTAAACCGAATGAAAGCCAGAAACGTTTCGCAATTTATGATCGATACTACCAAGGAAAATCCTCACTTGGCTAAAAAACTTCACGATGTTTTACTCGAAAGTGGTATTGTTCCTCCTCCAAATTTATTTTCTGACATTTATCACGAAGAATCTGTTTTCTCAACGAAAGTAAAAGAACATAAACAAGAAAGTGAACATCGAGAAATGGAATTCGATGATAGTCTCGGTCCTGCTAGATTTAAGCTTGTAGAAGGTTTAGGAACCAATCTTCCTCTTCATACAAAAGAAGATGTTGGAAAATTTATACCAAGTCAGGTAAAATACGGGAAAAAGATGCCAGCTGCTGCAGCGGCAGCCGCAGCAGCCGCAGTTGTTGCATCTTCTATGGTAGTTGCTGTGGCAAGGTCAAACACCGACTCCAACATCGAGCTTTCAGTCTCAGCAGCTGCTACTGCTGCAGCTGTAGTAGCAGCTACTGCTGCAGTTAACAAGTATGAGCCGAGCAATCGAAGTGACGCGGATACCGAAAGTTCTGGAACGAATTTGGGAAGATCTGGAAGCTCAGTTGTTAGTAATGACAGTACGAAATCTGATTGTTCTTTAGACGAAGTTGCTGAGTATGAAATTCCGTGGGAGGAAATCACACTCGGTGAACGTATTGGACTTG GATCTTATGGAGAGGTGTATCGCGGAGAATGGCGAGGAACT GAAGTTGCTGTAAAGAGGTTTCTAAATCAAGATATATCTGGTGAAGCACTTGAAGAATTCATTAGTGAG GTCAGAATAATGAAAAGATTGAGGCATCCAAATGTGGTTCTCTTCATGGGAGCTGTAATCCGACCTCCCAATCTTTCGATTGTTACTGAATTTCTACCTAG AGGAAGCTTGTATAGATTAATTCATCGGCCAAACAATCAATTAGATGAACGAAAGCGTTTGAGAATGGCCCTTGATACC GCTCGAGGAATGAACTATTTGCACAACTGCAGTCCAGTGATAGTACATCGCGATTTGAAGTCTCCGAATCTTCTTGTTGATAAAAATTGGGTTGTAAAG GTGTGTGATTTTGGCTTATCACGTATGAAGCATAGTACATTCCTTTCTTCCAGATCAACTGCAGGCACG GCCGAGTGGATGGCTCCCGAAATGTTGAGAAATGAACCGTCAAATGAAAA GTGTGATGTCTATAGCTTTGGGGTCATATTATGGGAGCTATCTACTTTGCAGCAACCTTGGAGAGGTATGAATTCCATGCAAGTTGTTGGTGCCGTGGGTTTCCAATACCGCCGTCTTGACATTCCAGACGACATGGATCCTGCCATTGCCGATATTATCAGAAAATGCTGGCAGAC AGATCCTAAAGAAAGACCTACATTTGCTGAGATATTGGCAGCTC
- the LOC131594415 gene encoding probable serine/threonine-protein kinase SIS8 isoform X2, with translation MDGFYDLYGILTESNAARMPSLIDLQGRPISGNVTWEAVLVNRAADSNLLKLEQKALELTVESRCGSEVVIDTNLAHKLAVFVADYMGGPVGNPESMSKAWRSLSYSLKTTLGSMVLPLGSLTIGLARHRALLFKVLADRLSISSRLVKGQQYTGSDDVAINFVKIDGREYIVDLMADPGTLIPSDATGSHIEYDASFFEASPSSRDLDSSRVASSSSGVGSSSEETSDVGMSGRGNRSKHHHVKKVNSYVHSRSSSWSEGIGSSAVNRMKARNVSQFMIDTTKENPHLAKKLHDVLLESGIVPPPNLFSDIYHEESVFSTKVKEHKQESEHREMEFDDSLGPARFKLVEGLGTNLPLHTKEDVGKFIPSQVKYGKKMPAAAAAAAAAAVVASSMVVAVARSNTDSNIELSVSAAATAAAVVAATAAVNKYEPSNRSDADTESSGTNLGRSGSSVVSNDSTKSDCSLDEVAEYEIPWEEITLGERIGLGSYGEVYRGEWRGTEVAVKRFLNQDISGEALEEFISEVRIMKRLRHPNVVLFMGAVIRPPNLSIVTEFLPRGSLYRLIHRPNNQLDERKRLRMALDTARGMNYLHNCSPVIVHRDLKSPNLLVDKNWVVKVCDFGLSRMKHSTFLSSRSTAGTAEWMAPEMLRNEPSNEKCDVYSFGVILWELSTLQQPWRGMNSMQVVGAVGFQYRRLDIPDDMDPAIADIIRKCWQTDPKERPTFAEILAALKPLQKPNVGSQVPRPTVSGRHRKDQSSAAER, from the exons ATGGATGGATTCTACGATCTGTATGGGATATTAACCGAGTCAAACGCAGCAAGAATGCCTTCCCTTATAGATCTTCAAGGAAGACCGATCTCAGGTAATGTCACATGGGAAGCTGTCTTAGTCAATAGGGCTGCTGATTCTAATTTGTTGAAACTTGAGCAGAAAGCACTCGAGCTGACCGTCGAATCGAGATGTGGTTCTGAAGTAGTTATAGATACGAATTTGGCTCACAAGCTTGCAGTATTTGTGGCTGATTATATGGGTGGACCAGTCGGAAATCCTGAAAGCATGTCAAAAGCATGGAGAAGTCTTAGTTATAGTCTGAAAACAACTCTTGGTAGCATGGTTTTGCCACTTGGTTCTTTGACTATTGGTTTAGCTCGGCATCGCGCGTTGTTATTTAAG GTTCTAGCTGATAGATTGAGTATCTCGTCGCGGTTGGTGAAAGGACAGCAATATACAGGTTCTGATGATGTGGCAATAAACTTCGTCAAGATTGATGGAAG GGAGTATATTGTTGATCTAATGGCAGACCCTGGAACTCTTATTCCATCTGACGCTACTGGATCGCATATTGAGTATGATGCATCCTTTTTTGAGGCAAGCCCTTCATCAAGAGACCTCGATTCGTCTCGTGTAGCATCATCTAGCAGTGGAGTTGGAAGTTCATCTGAAGAAACTTCGGATGTTGGAATGTCGGGCAGAGGAAACAGATCAAAACATCACCATGTTAAGAAGGTTAATTCATATGTGCATTCAAGATCATCTTCTTGGAGTGAAGGGATCGGTTCCTCTGCCGTAAACCGAATGAAAGCCAGAAACGTTTCGCAATTTATGATCGATACTACCAAGGAAAATCCTCACTTGGCTAAAAAACTTCACGATGTTTTACTCGAAAGTGGTATTGTTCCTCCTCCAAATTTATTTTCTGACATTTATCACGAAGAATCTGTTTTCTCAACGAAAGTAAAAGAACATAAACAAGAAAGTGAACATCGAGAAATGGAATTCGATGATAGTCTCGGTCCTGCTAGATTTAAGCTTGTAGAAGGTTTAGGAACCAATCTTCCTCTTCATACAAAAGAAGATGTTGGAAAATTTATACCAAGTCAGGTAAAATACGGGAAAAAGATGCCAGCTGCTGCAGCGGCAGCCGCAGCAGCCGCAGTTGTTGCATCTTCTATGGTAGTTGCTGTGGCAAGGTCAAACACCGACTCCAACATCGAGCTTTCAGTCTCAGCAGCTGCTACTGCTGCAGCTGTAGTAGCAGCTACTGCTGCAGTTAACAAGTATGAGCCGAGCAATCGAAGTGACGCGGATACCGAAAGTTCTGGAACGAATTTGGGAAGATCTGGAAGCTCAGTTGTTAGTAATGACAGTACGAAATCTGATTGTTCTTTAGACGAAGTTGCTGAGTATGAAATTCCGTGGGAGGAAATCACACTCGGTGAACGTATTGGACTTG GATCTTATGGAGAGGTGTATCGCGGAGAATGGCGAGGAACT GAAGTTGCTGTAAAGAGGTTTCTAAATCAAGATATATCTGGTGAAGCACTTGAAGAATTCATTAGTGAG GTCAGAATAATGAAAAGATTGAGGCATCCAAATGTGGTTCTCTTCATGGGAGCTGTAATCCGACCTCCCAATCTTTCGATTGTTACTGAATTTCTACCTAG AGGAAGCTTGTATAGATTAATTCATCGGCCAAACAATCAATTAGATGAACGAAAGCGTTTGAGAATGGCCCTTGATACC GCTCGAGGAATGAACTATTTGCACAACTGCAGTCCAGTGATAGTACATCGCGATTTGAAGTCTCCGAATCTTCTTGTTGATAAAAATTGGGTTGTAAAG GTGTGTGATTTTGGCTTATCACGTATGAAGCATAGTACATTCCTTTCTTCCAGATCAACTGCAGGCACG GCCGAGTGGATGGCTCCCGAAATGTTGAGAAATGAACCGTCAAATGAAAA GTGTGATGTCTATAGCTTTGGGGTCATATTATGGGAGCTATCTACTTTGCAGCAACCTTGGAGAGGTATGAATTCCATGCAAGTTGTTGGTGCCGTGGGTTTCCAATACCGCCGTCTTGACATTCCAGACGACATGGATCCTGCCATTGCCGATATTATCAGAAAATGCTGGCAGAC AGATCCTAAAGAAAGACCTACATTTGCTGAGATATTGGCAGCTC